Within the Bacillota bacterium genome, the region GGGTTGACGCCGGGGTTGAGCGCCAGGATGGCGGCGACGGTGGTGCCGAAGCGCTGCGCCAGGAGGAAGAGCGTGTCCCCGGGCCGGACCGTGTAGGCGAAGCTTCCGGGCGGGCAGGCATGGTGCGCGCCGTACAGCGGGGTCGACATGGAAGCACCTCCTCTGCGTCCTCGTGCCTGTCTATGAAGGGCGGCGCCCGGAGGTGCCGGCCCCGCCCGGGCGAGGAAGGGGAAAGGGTGGCCACGAAGGCGGCGGAAGAGCTGGTCGGCGCGCTGGAGGCCGACGTCGAGGAGCGGCTCGAGAGGCTGCGGGCGGAGGAGGCCGCGGAGCGGCAGCTGGCCGAGGTGGAGGCGGAAGGCGAGCGGATCGTCGAGTCCGCCGGCTGATCACGCCTCGCCGGCCGCCGGGCGCGAGGCCGCCCAGCGCGCGGCCGCCCGGCCGAGGAGCGCCCCGCCGGCCGCGTCCCAGAGCCAGTGGCCGCCCGTCGCCACCACGGCCGCGCCCGCCAGCGCCACCAGCCCGGCTGCGGCGCCCTGCGGGGCCGGCCGCCGGCGGCTGCGCCAGGCCAGGAGCCAGGCCGCGTAGGCGAGCCGCGCCACGTGGCCGCTGGGGAAGGTACCGCGGAAGAGCGCCAAGCCGGCGCGCGCGGGCGAGGGGCTGAGGATCTCCAGTACGTGGCGGAGCCAGGGCCAGGCGACGGGTAGGAGCGGAGGCGCGGGCGTCGGGACGAGCGTCTTCAGCAGTCCCTCCACCGCCATCACCCCCAGGAAGCCCGCCACGACCCGCACCAGGCGCGCTCGGCCTCCCCCCGCGCCGGCCGCCGCCCAGAGCGCCAGCGCCGCCGCCAGCGGGGGTGAGCCGGCCAGCCAGACCAGCTGCAGCGCCTGGCGCACGTTCTGCGGCAGCCGTCCCAGCGCCGCCGTCGCCGCGCGGTCGAGCGTCGCCACCGGGGGCGAGGGGGCGAGCAGCGCCAGCAGGAGGAGGAGCCCCAGGGGGGCGAGGAGCGGGCCGACCCCCGGGGCGCGACGCGTCGTCGGCATGGCGCCACTATAGCCTCTCCTCGCGCGCCGGCCAACGCGGCGCCGTCGGCGGCCGCTCCAGCCAGGAGCGCCGGGTGCGCCGCCGAATGGGGCAGGGGAGGTGGAGCCGGCCTTGCATGACGAACCCTTCACGCAACGGACGGGATCGGGAGAGCCGCTCTGGGAGCCGGGGATCGAGGACGTACTGCGGGCGAGGCGACGGATCGCGCCCTATCTGGCGCCCACGCCGCTCCTCCGTCCGCCCGCCCTCGCCCGCCTGCTGGGCGCCGAGGTCTTCCTGAAGTGCGAGAACCTGCAGCCGACCGGCGCCTTCAAGGTGCGCGGCGGGGTCAACCTGGTGGCGGCCGAGCGGGAGGCCGGCAAGCTGGGCCCGGCCGGCCTGACGGCCGCCTCCACCGGCAACCACGGCCAGTCCGTCGCCTACGCCGGCCACCTCTTCGGCCTTCCCGTCACCGTCTTCGGGCCGGAGGGGCTCAACCCGCTCAAACGCGAGGCCATCCGCGCCTGGGGGGCCGAGGTGCGCGAGGTGGGGCGGGACTTCGACGCGGCACGGGAGGCTTGCGAGGCGTACGCGCGCGAGACGGGCGCGCGCTACGTCCACTCCATGAACGAGCCGCTGCTGGTGGCGGGGGTGGCCACCGCCTACCTGGAGGCGCTCCTGGAGGTCCCCGACGCCGACTTCCTGATCGTCCCCGTGGGCGGCGGCTCCGGCGCCTCGGGCGCCGCCATCGTGGCGCGGGCGCTCCGCCCGGGCATGCGCGTCATCGGCGTCCAGGCGGAGGGCGCGCCGGCCGTCTACCGCTCCTTCCGTTCGGGACGCCTCGAGTCGACGCCCGCGGCGGTCACGCGCGCCGAGGGGCTGGCGACGCGCGTCGCCTTCGAGCTGCCGGTGCGGATCCTGCGCCGCTACCTGGACGAGATGGTGCTGGTGGGCGACCAGGCGATGCTGGAGGCGATGCGCATCCTGGCAGAGACGGCCCACCTGGTCGCCGAGGAGGCGGGCGCCGCCCCCCTGGCGGCGGCGCTCGCCCTGCGCGAGGAGCTCCGCGGGAAGAAGGTGATCCTGCCCGTCACCGGCGGCAACGCCACCGCCGGACAGCTGGCGGCAGCGCTGGCCGGCTGAGCCGGGCGGCTGCGCGGCCGGGTGCCGCGGGCTCAGCCCGGCACCCGGCCGACGGCCACCAGCCGCCGCTTCCGCCAGAGGAGGCGGCCGTCCTCCCGCGCGAAGAGGGCTCCGGCCACCTCCGGCCGCAGCGCCGCCGCCAGCGTGCGGGCGAAGCGCTCCGGGTCGTCCAGCGCCCGCGAGGGGGCGAACCAGTCGGCCACCGGCAGGCGCTCCTCCAGCGTCTCGAGGAAGGTGACCTCGAGGCCGGCCTCCTCCAGCAGGCGGCGCCACTCCTCCGCGGAGCGCGCGCCCACGTGCGATCCGTCGCGCAAGATCTCCAGCTGGTTCATCAGCTCGGCCGCCTCCGGTTCGTCGGGGACCGTCATGTCCGCGATCCCCAGCCGCCCCCCGGGGCAGAGGACGCGGCGCATCTCGCGGAGCGCCCGCGGCAGGTCCCGGAAGTGGTGCGCGGCGCGCCGCGAGGCGACCACCGTGAAGCTTCCGTCCGGAAAGGGGAGCGCGTGCGCGTCGCCGAGGGCGAAGCGGACGTTGGCCGCCGCCTCTTCCTGCAGCCGGCGCCGGAAGAGCTCGCCCATCTCCGGCGTGGCGTCGAGGCCGACCACCTCGGCGACCCGCGGCGCCATGGCGAAGGCCACGTTGCCCGAGGCGGTGGCCACGTCGAGCGCGCGATCCCCGGGGGCGAGGCGGAGCGCCTCGAGGAGGAGGGCCAGGTCGCTCCCCGAGCGGTGGGAGCGGCTCGCCGCGTAGTGCTCCGCGTGGGCGCCGAAGAAGGAGCGGACCCTCTCGAGCTGGTCGTCGTCCTCCGCCGTCATCCCGCATCGCCTCCCGCCGTGGTGCCGCCGTCGGCACCCGCCCTTACGTCGAAGAGATACGCCCGGGCAGGCCTTCCGCCTGCAGGAAGCCTCGCCTCCGGCGCGCTTGACGCTCCCCCGGCCCCGTTCGGATAATGGCGCCAGGTCCAGCCGGCAGAGCGAGGGCTGGACGCGGGCGATGGAGACCCGCCCGGGCGGCCACGACCGCGCGTGGCCGCAAACCGCGCCGCCGCCGCGACGTCGGAACGATCGGCGGATGCTGATGGCTCCTGAGACCTGGGGCTCGGGAGCCTTTTTCTGTCCCTGGATGCCCGTGGGAGGTGTGCGGATGGCGGATCGCCCGCCCGCCCGTGCGGCAGGCCGCCGGGCTCTCCGGTTCGTCCTGCTCATCGGCGTGCTCAGCTTCTTCGCCGATTTCACCTACGAGGGGTCGCGCAGCATCCTGGGGCCCTACCTCGACTCGCTGCGCGCCAGCGCCACCGCGGTCGGCGTGGTGACCGGCTTCGGGGAGCTGGCCGGCTACGGCCTGCGCCTGGTCTCGGGCCGCTGGGCCGATGCCACCGGGCGCTTCTGGCCCATCACCATCTTCGGTTACGTGGTCCAGATGGCCTCGGTGCCGGCGCTGGCCCTGACCCGGACATGGCCCGAGGCCGCGTTGCTCATCATTCTGGAACGGGTCGGCAAGGCGCTGCGCAACCCGCCCCGCGACGTGATGCTCTCGCACGCCGCCCGCCAGGTGGGCGGCTACGGGTGGGCCTTCGGCCTGCACGAGGCGCTCGACCAGGTGGGCGCCATGGGCGGCCCCCTGGTGGTCGCCTACGTGCTGGCGCGCCGGGCCGGCTTCCACGAGGCCTTCGCCATCCTTCTCATCCCCGCCCTCCTCAACCTGACGTTTCTGCTGCTGGCGCGCTGGCTCTACCCCAAGCCGGAGGACCTGGAGGGGGGCACGGTGCCCGTGGGCGTCCGCGGCATGGCGACGGCCTTCTGGGTCTACCTGGCGGGCGCTGCGCTGGTGGCCGTGGGCTTCGCGGACTATCCGCTGATCGCCTACCACTTCAGCCGCGGCGGCATCGTCTCGGGCGACTGGGTGGCCATCTTCTATGCGGTGGCCATGGCCGTCAGCGGCGCGGGATCGCTGCTCTTCGGGCGCCTCTTCGACCGCTTCGGTTTCCGCGTCCTCGTGCTGCTGACGCTCCTGACGGCGCTCTTCGCGCCGCTGGTCTTCCTGGGCGGCTTCGCCTGGGCGCTGGTGGGGGCGGCGCTCTGGGGCCTGGGGACGGGGGTGCATGAGTCCATCATTCCGGCCGCCGTCGCGCCCATGGTGGCTCCGGAGCGGCGCGCCTCCGCCTTCGGCCTCTTCACCGCCGCCTACGGGATCTTCTGGTTCCTGGGCAGCAGCGCCATCGGCCTGCTCT harbors:
- a CDS encoding LysM peptidoglycan-binding domain-containing protein; translation: MSTPLYGAHHACPPGSFAYTVRPGDTLFLLAQRFGTTVAAILALNPGVNP
- a CDS encoding phosphatase PAP2 family protein, whose amino-acid sequence is MPTTRRAPGVGPLLAPLGLLLLLALLAPSPPVATLDRAATAALGRLPQNVRQALQLVWLAGSPPLAAALALWAAAGAGGGRARLVRVVAGFLGVMAVEGLLKTLVPTPAPPLLPVAWPWLRHVLEILSPSPARAGLALFRGTFPSGHVARLAYAAWLLAWRSRRRPAPQGAAAGLVALAGAAVVATGGHWLWDAAGGALLGRAAARWAASRPAAGEA
- a CDS encoding pyridoxal-phosphate dependent enzyme; translation: MHDEPFTQRTGSGEPLWEPGIEDVLRARRRIAPYLAPTPLLRPPALARLLGAEVFLKCENLQPTGAFKVRGGVNLVAAEREAGKLGPAGLTAASTGNHGQSVAYAGHLFGLPVTVFGPEGLNPLKREAIRAWGAEVREVGRDFDAAREACEAYARETGARYVHSMNEPLLVAGVATAYLEALLEVPDADFLIVPVGGGSGASGAAIVARALRPGMRVIGVQAEGAPAVYRSFRSGRLESTPAAVTRAEGLATRVAFELPVRILRRYLDEMVLVGDQAMLEAMRILAETAHLVAEEAGAAPLAAALALREELRGKKVILPVTGGNATAGQLAAALAG
- a CDS encoding methyltransferase domain-containing protein, whose amino-acid sequence is MTAEDDDQLERVRSFFGAHAEHYAASRSHRSGSDLALLLEALRLAPGDRALDVATASGNVAFAMAPRVAEVVGLDATPEMGELFRRRLQEEAAANVRFALGDAHALPFPDGSFTVVASRRAAHHFRDLPRALREMRRVLCPGGRLGIADMTVPDEPEAAELMNQLEILRDGSHVGARSAEEWRRLLEEAGLEVTFLETLEERLPVADWFAPSRALDDPERFARTLAAALRPEVAGALFAREDGRLLWRKRRLVAVGRVPG
- a CDS encoding MFS transporter, encoding MADRPPARAAGRRALRFVLLIGVLSFFADFTYEGSRSILGPYLDSLRASATAVGVVTGFGELAGYGLRLVSGRWADATGRFWPITIFGYVVQMASVPALALTRTWPEAALLIILERVGKALRNPPRDVMLSHAARQVGGYGWAFGLHEALDQVGAMGGPLVVAYVLARRAGFHEAFAILLIPALLNLTFLLLARWLYPKPEDLEGGTVPVGVRGMATAFWVYLAGAALVAVGFADYPLIAYHFSRGGIVSGDWVAIFYAVAMAVSGAGSLLFGRLFDRFGFRVLVLLTLLTALFAPLVFLGGFAWALVGAALWGLGTGVHESIIPAAVAPMVAPERRASAFGLFTAAYGIFWFLGSSAIGLLYDVSLPATVAFSLLTQLAALPFFVWVERHHPQAVAAAGEA